The Desulfovibrio sp. genome segment GCCGTGGCCGTGGCGGGAGGCGTTCGGTGTGCCCCGGTAAGCCGCCATGGCCGCTCAGGCTTGCCTGCCAGACACCGCCTCCCCTAATCTTCGCATGCTGCAATATCCTGCAAGCAGCGGCCGGTTACGCGCACGTTTCACCGCCTGTACGTTCATAGTATATAAACAACCTGCTAAGAGTTTGTCACCTGGTATCTTGTAAGTGTGGGCCTGCACCGAACGCATCAGATGATATTCCAGCCTCAACCCAGTTGACGGGCATCGTCAGGCAGTATAGGAAAGACTATTGAGTATCACATGCCAGGTATCGGCTGCAGCCGAGAGGAGAAGTGTGATGAAAGCCGCATTCGTGCTTCTGATTCTGGCTATCACGATTTTGCTTGGCGCTTGCGGTCATCAGTGGGCCTACACGCCGAAGGACAGAAACACTAAAAGCCTCAGCCACTCGCCTCCACCGGTAGACTTTAAAGTGCAAAATATGGGGCCAGTATTGTGAGGTACGAAAAAATTGGAGATAAATACTACGGGAACGACGGCTCGACCATGAGAAAAAGCGGTGACACCTACTACTTCTCAAACGGGACAACCGCCGTACGAATAGGTGATACATTCAAATACTCGGATGGAACGACAGGAACAAAGATCGGTGACACGATTTACAACCATAAATAGTCATTTATAACGTTATAATAACATCGCAACGTGGCAACAAGGGGCTGGACTTCAATCCGGCCCCTTTGTTTTGGGCGGCACGGTCGCACCACCCTTCCCCTTTTCGCTGCGTTTGGCTTCAGCCCCGCGCCCGCGCCGCTTCCACCTCGTCCAGGCGTTTGGCATAGTGTTCGGCGTGCAGGTTCAGGTGGCTGAAATAGTCGTTGACCAGAAACCCCAGGGTCAACGGGCCTTCCGGTTTCATCCAGGCGTTCTGGAGGGCTGCCTGGGGGATGGTTTCGGCCAGATGGAGCAAGAAGCCGTTGTACGCGGTCCACAGACGGGAAAGGAGTGGGAAGGGGCAGGAATCGTGGTCCTGGGCGCGGACCCAGGTTTCGGCCTCGTAGCCCGGGAACCCGTCCAGGTTGCCCAGGCGCAGGCGGGCGAAGCGCTGGTGGTTGTTACTGGCTGAGTCTATCAAATGCCCGACTATTTCCGAGAGCGTCCAGGCTTCGGAATAGACGCGGACGTTCACCGCCTCCGGCGGCGTGCGGTCCAGAAGAGCCTGAAATCCGGCCACTGCCAACGTCGCCTTGTCCAGATCGATCATACGCCCTCCTTACTACGAGGGGGGAAATACCAACTGTGCCAGGGAGTTGTCGAGGGGGAAGACATTCGTGCGTCAGCGCTGCCGGTTCCGGTAGGACCAACGAAAAAGGGGTTCGGCTTGCGGCCGGAACCCCTTGCTCTTTTGGTTTACGCGAGTGGATTCTCGCTACGATCATGCCATTTCGCTGTGTGCTTAGAAGAGACCGCCGAATTTATCCCAAAAGC includes the following:
- a CDS encoding DinB family protein; this encodes MIDLDKATLAVAGFQALLDRTPPEAVNVRVYSEAWTLSEIVGHLIDSASNNHQRFARLRLGNLDGFPGYEAETWVRAQDHDSCPFPLLSRLWTAYNGFLLHLAETIPQAALQNAWMKPEGPLTLGFLVNDYFSHLNLHAEHYAKRLDEVEAARARG